One genomic window of Blastocatellia bacterium includes the following:
- a CDS encoding DUF2304 domain-containing protein translates to MPLTTRIMMAVASLLVLLTIIQLVRRKRLDEKYAFLWVAAGLVMLFAPLATRPLDALSMALGVHNPGFILMLAFFAICLINLQFSVVLSRLNKHNKQLAQRLALLEQQLNQRAADGGPQQ, encoded by the coding sequence ATGCCCTTAACCACCCGGATCATGATGGCCGTGGCGAGCCTGCTCGTGCTGCTGACGATCATTCAATTAGTACGACGTAAGCGGCTCGATGAAAAATATGCTTTCCTCTGGGTAGCCGCCGGGCTCGTCATGTTATTTGCGCCGCTGGCGACGCGCCCGCTCGACGCCCTGAGCATGGCGCTGGGGGTTCATAATCCCGGCTTCATCCTGATGCTTGCCTTCTTTGCGATTTGCCTGATCAACCTGCAATTCTCGGTTGTCCTGTCGCGCCTGAATAAGCATAATAAGCAACTCGCGCAACGGCTGGCGCTGCTCGAACAACAGCTCAATCAGCGCGCCGCCGATGGCGGCCCACAGCAATAA
- a CDS encoding glycosyltransferase family 2 protein: MKSLVIIPAYNEAENIGAVIAEIRALHAAIDIIVVDDGSADATARVAAAAGVKVLRLPFNLGYGAAVQTGLLYSVENGYDVCVLIDGDGQHDPQYIPQLLEPVEAGEADLALGSRFLGKADYAIPLGRRLGISLFRKLASWFTRQQITDPTSGFQAIHRRLMRFFVNDNYPHDYPDADTLIRLYFAGFRIKEVPVTIRPRLRGQSMHSGAKTLYYVYKMLFSIFIALTQKRMLQQGERHALNHPDHDGRGEPARAADDHSISTT; encoded by the coding sequence ATGAAAAGCCTGGTCATCATTCCGGCCTATAACGAAGCCGAAAACATCGGCGCGGTGATCGCTGAAATCCGCGCCCTGCACGCGGCCATAGACATTATCGTCGTTGACGACGGCTCGGCAGACGCGACGGCGCGCGTGGCCGCGGCAGCCGGCGTAAAGGTGCTGCGCCTGCCGTTCAACCTCGGCTATGGCGCGGCGGTACAGACGGGGCTGCTCTACTCGGTCGAGAACGGTTATGACGTTTGCGTGTTGATTGACGGCGACGGCCAGCACGACCCGCAGTATATCCCGCAACTGCTTGAGCCGGTCGAGGCCGGTGAAGCAGACCTGGCGCTCGGCTCGCGCTTTCTCGGCAAGGCCGACTATGCGATTCCGCTCGGTCGCCGGCTCGGCATCTCGCTATTTCGCAAGCTGGCCTCGTGGTTCACGCGCCAGCAAATCACCGACCCGACCAGCGGCTTTCAAGCGATTCATCGCCGCCTGATGCGCTTCTTCGTCAACGACAACTACCCGCACGATTATCCCGACGCCGACACCCTGATTCGCCTTTACTTCGCGGGCTTTCGCATCAAGGAAGTGCCGGTGACGATCCGCCCGCGGCTGCGCGGTCAATCCATGCACAGCGGCGCGAAGACGCTCTATTACGTTTATAAAATGCTCTTCTCGATCTTCATCGCCCTGACACAGAAACGCATGCTTCAACAAGGAGAACGCCATGCCCTTAACCACCCGGATCATGATGGCCGTGGCGAGCCTGCTCGTGCTGCTGACGATCATTCAATTAGTACGACGTAA